The Euwallacea similis isolate ESF13 chromosome 15, ESF131.1, whole genome shotgun sequence genome has a window encoding:
- the shd gene encoding ecdysone 20-monooxygenase yields MIDVVTCFLGAIFFIFIGFRPPWQTKKLQDFKCKDIPGPFSVPFIGTGWLFLVGRYHTSKIPEFYREMREKYGRIFKEEALFNVPIISVFERSDIEKVLRSTGKCPIRPPTAAVAKYRTEHPERYASTGLVNEQGEKWQFLRTSLTTVLTSPKTIQDFLPQMDEIVDDWCHLIKQSRNQRGYIEHLEELAGRLGLEAICALVLGRRMGFLIEDQRCEVAEKLADSVHENFKACRDTYFGLPLWKLRETETYKRLCNSEREMYEFASELIKNADDSVRDSAVFQSVLNANIDGREKKSAIVDFLAAGIYTLKNSLLFLLYQVALHPDCQENIIKDQTKAYIKACSMETFRLTPTVHALARVTECDLELSGFHVDAGSVVLCQTSLACQNEVNFKDAKIFKPERWLNEDRNETAAAAAYLVTPFGYGKRICPGKRFIEQVLPVILDKMVQEFVVSVEKPMELAFEFLVSPKAPVCMRFRDRI; encoded by the exons ATGATCGACGTGGTAACCTGCTTCTTAGGAGctatttttttcatcttcATCGGATTCCGGCCTCCCTGGCAGACAAAGAAGCTGCAAGATTTCAAGTGCAAAGATATTCCAGGTCCCTTTTCGGTGCCCTTCATTGGGACTGGGTGGCTGTTTCTGGTAGGGCGTTACCACACTAGCAAAATACCTGAGTTTTACCGGGAAATGAGGGAGAAATAtggaagaatttttaaagaagaagCCCTCTTCAATGTTCCCATTATCAGTGTTTTTGAAAGGAGTGATATCGAGAAGGTGCTAAGGAGCACCGGAAAGTGCCCCATCAGGCCTCCTACTGCTGCTGTGGCTAAATACCGAACGGAGCATCCTGAAAGGTATGCCAGTACTGGATTGGTCAATGAACAAG GAGAGAAATGGCAGTTTCTAAGAACTTCACTAACAACAGTGCTGACAAGTCCTAAGACAATACAAGATTTCTTGCCCCAAATGGATGAAATCGTAGATGATTGGTGCCATCTAATCAAGCAGAGCAGGAACCAGAGAGGCTATATTGAGCATCTAGAAGAATTAGCAGGGAGATTGGGTTTGGAAGCAATTTGTGCCTTGGTGCTGG GTAGAAGAATGGGGTTTTTGATCGAGGATCAACGATGTGAAGTAGCAGAAAAGCTGGCTGATTCGGTGCATGAAAACTTCAAAGCATGTAGAGATACCTACTTCGGGCTGCCTTTATGGAAACTCCGTGAGACTGAGACATACAAGAGGCTCTGCAATAGCGAGAGGGAAATGTATGAGTTCGCATCTGAGTTGATTAAAAACGCTGATGATTCTGTTAGGGACAGCGCAGTATTTCAG TCAGTTCTGAACGCCAATATAGATGGTAGAGAGAAGAAGTCTGCAATCGTCGATTTTCTAGCAGCAGGAATTTATACCTTAAAAAACAGCCTATTATTTCTGCTGTACCAGGTAGCGCTGCATCCAGATTGCCAGGAAAATATCATTAAAGACCAAACTAAGGCATACATAAAG GCATGTTCGATGGAAACTTTCCGACTTACTCCTACCGTTCACGCTTTGGCCAGGGTAACAGAGTGCGATTTGGAGCTTTCAGGATTCCACGTGGACGCAGGAAGTGTAGTGTTATGCCAGACCTCTTTGGCGTGCCAAAACGAAGTTAACTTCAAAGATGCCAAAATATTCAAACCAGAAAG ATGGTTGAACGAAGACAGAAATGAAACTGCTGCAGCTGCCGCCTACCTGGTAACCCCTTTCGGATATGGGAAGAGGATTTGTCCAGGAAAACGATTCATTGAACAGGTATTGCCGGTAATTCTGGATAAAATGGTTCAGGAATTTGTGGTCAGTGTAGAGAAACCGATGGAATTGGCTTTCGAGTTCCTGGTTTCTCCTAAAGCGCCAGTATGTATGAGATTTAGGGATCGAATTTGA